The sequence TCTCGAACTCCTCGATATGCACGGAGGTAAAGACGTCGTCCTTAAGAAGCCTCTCGTTTATGAGAATAGAGTCCTCGAAGTTGTAACCGCCCCACGGCATGAAGGCAACGACCACGTTCTTACCAAGCGCCAGCTCGCCGTTGGCTGTGGAGGGGCCGTCCGCTATGACCTGCTTTGCCTCTATCTTGTCGCCCTCTCTTACAAGGGGCTTCTGGTTAAGACACGTGTTCTGGTTAGACCTTCTAAACTTTGTCAGGTTATATATGTCGACGTCGCCGCCCGAGGCCCTTACCACTATCCTCGTTGAGTCGACGTTCTCGACAGTGCCTGCGCGCTTTGCGGCCGTCGTAACGCCAGAGTCCATGGCAACGACACTCTCCATGCCGGTGCCGACAAGCGGGGCCTCTGTAGAGATGAGCGGCACGGCCTGACGCTGCATGTTGCTGCCCATGAGCGCTCTGTTGGCGTCGTCGTTCTCGAGAAACGGTATTAAAGCAGCGGCTACGCTGACAAGCTGGTTTGGAGAAACGTCCATGAGCGTTATCTCGTCTGGCTTGGCCATGACGAACTCTCCGGCCTTTCTCGCGGATATGAACTCGCTTGTAAAACGCCCGGTTTCGTCCATTGGCGCGTTAGCCTGCGCTATGATGTGCTCTTCCTCGTCAAGCGCCGAGAGATACACAGTCCTGTTCGTGACCTTTCCGTCAAGGACCTTTCTGTAGGGAGTCTCGATAAAGCCGAAATCGTTTACGCGCGCATAGGTGCTAAGCGACACGATAAGACCGATGTTCGGGCCTTCTGGCGTCTCAATCGGGCATATACGGCCGTAGTGGGTCGTGTGCACGTCCCTTACCTCGAACCCTGCCCTCTCTCTTGTAAGACCGCCTGCGCCAAGGGCCGAGAGCCTTCTCTTGTGCGTGATTTCGCTAAGCGGGTTGGTCTGGTCCATGAACTGGCTAAGCTGGCTCGATCCAAAGAACTCCTTAACGACCGCGGTTACGGGCTTGGGGTTTATAAGGTCGTTTGGCATGAGCGTTTCTATCTCGCCAAGGCTCATCCTCTCCTTGACCGCTCTCTCGAGCCTTAAGAGCCCTACCCTGTACTGGTTCTCGAGAAGCTCGCCCACACTTCTTACGCGGCGGTTTCCGAGATGGTCGATGTCGTCGATGGCGCCCTGGCCGTTTTTAAGGCCAAGAAGATACTTCACAACGCCCATTATGTCTTCCTTCTTAAGCGTCGTAAGAGTAAGCGGCGTGTCTATGCCGATCTTTCTATTGAGCTTTAGCCTTCCGACCCTTGAGAGATCGTACCTCGCGGCGTCGAAGAAAAGGCTTTCGAGAAACTGCGTAGAGGTCGAAACCGTTGGCGGCTCACCCGGCTTAAGACGCTTGTATATCTCGATTCTGGCGTTTAGCGTCATATTGGTGACCGAGTCGTTAGGATTGGCGTTCCTGTACTCGACAACCGGCTTTATGTCCTCATTGCCGATTCTATCGTTTATAAGAGTTTCCCTGAAGGCCCTTCCCATGGCCTCGATGTAGAGGAGCTTGAACTTCTCTATCTTCCTCTTCGATATCTCGTCTAGCGTTTCCCTCGTGAGCACCTGGTTACACTCGATAACGACCTCGCCGGTACCCGGGTCTACGATGTCCTGCGAAACAACGCGGCCTATGATGTCCTCGGCCTCGACAGGTATCTGCTTAATGCCTGCGGCACCGAACTTCTTGGCTATAAGGCGGGTAATCTTTCTATCCTTCTTGATTATGACCTCGCCGGTCTTCGGGTCCTTTATGTCGCTGCCGGCCTTTTGCCCGACGATGTGCTCGGTGTCTATGCTCTTGGATATCTTCTTTCCGTCGATGAACACGTCCTCGCACGGGTAGAAATAATTTAGCATCTCCTCTATCGAATAGCCAAGGGCCTTCAATAGCACGGTCGCGAGCATCTTACGTCTCTTGTCTATCCTTACATAGAGAAGGTCCTTCTGGTCGAACTCGAAGTCGAGCCACGAGCCCGTGTACGGGATGACCCTTGCGGTGAACTGAAGTTTTCCGGAATACCCCTTGCCCTTCTCGTACTCGAAGAACACGCCAGGAGATCTGTGAAGCTGGCTGACTATTACGCGCTCGGTGCCGTTCACGATGAAACTTCCGGTACTCGTCATGAGCGGTATTTCGCCGAAATAAACTTCCTGCTCCTTTATGTCCCTGACACTCTGGGCGCCGGTCTCGGCGTCCTTGTCCCAGGTAGTGAGCCTCACAACTATTTTCATCGGGGCGGCGTAGGTAATGCCCTTCTCGATACACTCCTCGATGGTGTACTTTGGCTGAAGAAGGACGTACTTCACGAAGTCGAGCGAGGCCGCCTCGCTGTAGTCCTTTATCGGGAATATGCTTTTTAAAACTTTAAGAAGCCCGACATCTTCCATTGCCTCGGGCTTTTTATCTAGCTGCAGGAAGTCGGAGAACGACCTCATCTGCACCTCTATCAGATTCGGAATATCAACGACCCTTCCAATCCTTGAATAATCTTTTCTAAGCAGATGACCGTTAATGAGAGTGGACGGCATTTTGACTCTACTCCTCTCGAAAGGTTTTGAACGAATAAGCCTGCCGCGCCGTTTTTGGCGCCGCGGCAGGTCTTATCCAGGAAGTTTCCACTAAAAAAGAACCGCTTTTTTATGCCGCGCGCCAAAACGGCGCGCGGCACTCAAGACAACTTACTTTATTTCTACCTTTGCTCCTGCGCCCTCGACGAGCTTCTTTATCTTCTCGGCCTCTTCCTTGTTAACGCCTTCCTTCAGTGTCTTCGGCGCGCCCTCTACGAGGTCCTTTGCTTCCTTAAGACCAAGACCCGTCACTGTCCTTACTTCCTTAATGACGTTTATCTTGTTTGCGCCGGCATCCTTCAAAACGACCGTGAACTCGGTCTTTTCCTCGCCTGCCGCCGCGCCTGCCGCAGCGCCCGGAGCCGCTGCCGCTACCGCTACCGGAGCCGCCGCCGAAACGCCAAACTCCGTCTCTATCGCCTTTACGAGCTCGGAGAGCTCGAGAACCGTAATGCCCTTCAGATACGCCAGTACGTCCTGCTGCGTGATGTTAGCCATGTTACTTCTCCTCCTCCGTTATCTTTAATGGTTAATATGTAAAATCCCTGGTCACGAAAGACGCCTTATGCTGCTGCGCCTTCCTTCGAACTCTTAACGGCGTTAAGCGCGTAAAGAAGTTTACGCGGCACGCCCGAGAGCGCCACTGCGAGTCCCGTAGGAACGCTCTTCAAGCCGCCAAGAAATATCGCAAGCATCTGTTCCTTGGATGGAAGCTCGGAGAGTACTTTTACCTCGGCAACTGTGAGCATCTTTGTTCCAAGCGCTCCGCCCTTTAGCGCGAACACCGGCTGGTCCTTTATGAACTCGGTCAGAGCCTTTGCTGCCGCTGCCGCGTCCTTATAGCTTATGGCAACTGCCATTGGCCCCTTAAAGTGCCCGGAGAGCCCTTCATACGGAGTGCCCTTCACGGCCAAACGCGCAAGCGTATTACGAAGCACCTTGAGCTCGACCCCGGCCTTCCTAAGCGAGCTTCTAAGCGTTGTTATCTGCTCGACCTTGATGCCCTGGTACGAGGCCACGAACGCGGCCTGTGCCTTTGCGAACTTCTCGTGAAACTCGGCTACCGTCGCTTTTTTCTCTTCTCTCGTTATCAACTCTTCATCCCTCCTTTCTGTCTTTAGTTTTGCCAAAGACAGAAAGTATTCCGGTGCCATAATGTATGCGTCCGGAAGACCAACCGCGCCGCCCTGTAACATCTGCCGAAGGGAAAGTTAACGAAACGTTCCCCGGGGGTGGCGTTAAGATCTCGGTAGGATTATTAAGCCTTCGTGCTGCAAAGACATTTTATTGCTAAAACGTCCATTCAACACGCGGCCCCTACTGTCTTTGACCTTAATAAAAAAAACGAATTTAAAATACAAAGTCCGCGCGTCGCAAGAGAGCGCGGATACAAAACCTTACTTAAACGCGTTCCTTATCTCTGTGGCATCGAGCTTTATCGAAGGCCCCATGGTGGTAGAGATATAGAGGCTCTTA comes from Deltaproteobacteria bacterium and encodes:
- the rpoB gene encoding DNA-directed RNA polymerase subunit beta, translated to MPSTLINGHLLRKDYSRIGRVVDIPNLIEVQMRSFSDFLQLDKKPEAMEDVGLLKVLKSIFPIKDYSEAASLDFVKYVLLQPKYTIEECIEKGITYAAPMKIVVRLTTWDKDAETGAQSVRDIKEQEVYFGEIPLMTSTGSFIVNGTERVIVSQLHRSPGVFFEYEKGKGYSGKLQFTARVIPYTGSWLDFEFDQKDLLYVRIDKRRKMLATVLLKALGYSIEEMLNYFYPCEDVFIDGKKISKSIDTEHIVGQKAGSDIKDPKTGEVIIKKDRKITRLIAKKFGAAGIKQIPVEAEDIIGRVVSQDIVDPGTGEVVIECNQVLTRETLDEISKRKIEKFKLLYIEAMGRAFRETLINDRIGNEDIKPVVEYRNANPNDSVTNMTLNARIEIYKRLKPGEPPTVSTSTQFLESLFFDAARYDLSRVGRLKLNRKIGIDTPLTLTTLKKEDIMGVVKYLLGLKNGQGAIDDIDHLGNRRVRSVGELLENQYRVGLLRLERAVKERMSLGEIETLMPNDLINPKPVTAVVKEFFGSSQLSQFMDQTNPLSEITHKRRLSALGAGGLTRERAGFEVRDVHTTHYGRICPIETPEGPNIGLIVSLSTYARVNDFGFIETPYRKVLDGKVTNRTVYLSALDEEEHIIAQANAPMDETGRFTSEFISARKAGEFVMAKPDEITLMDVSPNQLVSVAAALIPFLENDDANRALMGSNMQRQAVPLISTEAPLVGTGMESVVAMDSGVTTAAKRAGTVENVDSTRIVVRASGGDVDIYNLTKFRRSNQNTCLNQKPLVREGDKIEAKQVIADGPSTANGELALGKNVVVAFMPWGGYNFEDSILINERLLKDDVFTSVHIEEFETVARDIKLGKEEITRDIPNVGDEALKNLDESGIVCVGAEVVPGDILVGKITPKGETQFSPEEKLLRAIFGEKAEDVKDTSLRVPPGIEGVVIDAKVFSRKGSEKDDRAKSIEERETARLVKDRDDEISIVKSAAFAKAERILKGKKSGVRLADKKGNTILSKGTVLTKEILDELSEARIREIIPAGEEKAEEDLKEVFTKLDEQVGAIKHVFSERIARLKRGDELPPGVIKMVKVYIAMKRKISVGDKMAGRHGNKGVISRILPEEDMPFMKDGRPVDMVLNPLGVPSRMNIGQILETHIGWAARKMGEDINAMLEAEYSPNSIKDKIKKYYGTLEFSKFINTLSDDEVLEVARRLGHGIFISTPVFDGAVEADVKSALDGVGLGQNGKMTLYDGRTGDQFDQDVTVGIMYMLKLHHLVDDKIHARSTGPYSLVTQQPLGGKAQFGGQRLGEMEVWAMEAYGAANCLQEFLTVKSDDVPGRTKMYESIVRGDYTLEPTMPESFSVLIKEMQSLGLDVNLMDSEE
- the rplL gene encoding 50S ribosomal protein L7/L12; its protein translation is MANITQQDVLAYLKGITVLELSELVKAIETEFGVSAAAPVAVAAAAPGAAAGAAAGEEKTEFTVVLKDAGANKINVIKEVRTVTGLGLKEAKDLVEGAPKTLKEGVNKEEAEKIKKLVEGAGAKVEIK
- the rplJ gene encoding 50S ribosomal protein L10 translates to MITREEKKATVAEFHEKFAKAQAAFVASYQGIKVEQITTLRSSLRKAGVELKVLRNTLARLAVKGTPYEGLSGHFKGPMAVAISYKDAAAAAKALTEFIKDQPVFALKGGALGTKMLTVAEVKVLSELPSKEQMLAIFLGGLKSVPTGLAVALSGVPRKLLYALNAVKSSKEGAAA